TGAGTTTCGCCGGCAAATCATTGCAACTCGTGGTAAGGAAGCTTTATCTAACCTGCAAGCTTTCACCAAATGGGTGCCTCGTCCCGGTAAAATGACTAAAAAAATTGTCGAGGAAAATATCAATATATCCCTGAGAAGGATGGATGTTGAATCATTAGACTTGATGCAATTCCATTGGTGGGAATATCGGGATAAAAACTATCTTGATGCCCTTAAGTATATGGCAGAATTGCAAGATGAGGGGAAAATCAAGCATCTAGCTTTGACTAATTTTGACACTGAAAACCTGAAAATAATCGTCGAATCAGGCATCAAAATTGTTTCTAACCAAGTGCAATTTTCCCTAGTTGATCGCCGTCCAGAAGTAAATATGATTGAGTTCTGTCAACAGCATGACATCAAACTTTTTACCTATGGCACCGTTTGCGGCGGTTTGCTATCAGAAAAGTATTTGGGTAAACCCGAACCACGAGGATTTGATTTAACAACTGTGAGTTTGAAAAAATATAAAAACATGGTTGATGCTTGGGGTGGTTGGCAATTATTTCAAGAGTTACTTTCTACCCTCAAAGAAATTGCTGATAAGCATCAGGTTAGCATCGCCAATGTGGCTGTGAGTTATATATTAGATAAGCCAGCGGTGGGAGGTGTAATTGTTGGTGCGAGGCTGGGGATATCTGAACATTTAGAAGATAACGCAAAAGTGTTTGGTTTCAGTCTCGATGCTGCGGATTTAAATTTGATAAATGCGGTATCTCAAAAATCGCGGGATTTATATCAAATAATTGGCGACTGTGGCGACGAATATCGCCGCTGATCAGAGAATAGCAAAAAAAAACCCACCCCCAACCCCCTAAGCGCAAGCGAGGAGGGGGCTATCATATACCCAATTTGATTAGCACGAAATATAAGGTATGATTAATACAGCAAAAAATATCAAAAAGGGTCAATGGCAAAGCCACTACCCGGACGATAATTTAGGAAAGTTTATTCTGCCATGCTATCTAGCTCTAGCTCCGTGAATAGTGTCCTAGCTCCTGGTATACTCCGTAAAGTGCATCATATCGCCCTCAATGTCAAGGATATCCAAGCTTCCCGACACTTTTACCAAAGAAATGAGTTTAAAGCCTCGCCTTTCTAGGGCGACTTTGATATAATATTGCCATGATTACACTAAAGTTTAAGCTGTACGAACACAAAAGGAATAGACACCTGAAACGGATGATCAACGCCGCAGGGGTGATCTATAACCATTGTATTGCTCTACATAAACGGTACGAAAGCATGTGGAGCAAACACTTAAACTGTGCAAAACTCCAGTCTCATATTGCCAAATTAAGAAAACGTCATCAATTTTGGCAATCAATAGGTTCTCAAGCAGTGCAAGATATCTGTCAACGCATAGAGAAAGCCTACCAATTATTTTTTAAACATAATAAGAAAGGAGTCAGACCACCGAATTTTAAAAAGGTTAAAAAATACAAATCATTCACGCTTAAACAAGCAGGTTATAAACTTTTAAATGGGAATAGAATTAAAATTGCCAATCGAGTTTATCAATTTTGGAAATCAAGAGATGTAGAGGGAAAAATCAAAACATTAACCATTAAACTCACTGCACTAGGTGAGTTATTTATGGTGATTGTAGTTAATAATGAGTTAGAACCAGAAATTAAATCAACGACTGGTAAAATAGCGGGGTTTGATTTCGGATTGAAGACATTTCTAACTTGCTCTGATGGAACTTTAATTGATTCTCCACAATTTCTCAAGCAATCTCTGAATGCTATTAGGAAAGCTAGTAAGAACCACTCCAAAAAGGTAAAACGGTCAAATAATCGGGAAAGAGCTAGAAAAAATTTAGTTCGTCAACATGAAAATGTTTGTAACCGCAGACGTGATTGGTTCTGGAAATTAGCTCATGAATTGACAGACAAGTTTGATGTTTTATGTTTTGAAACCCTAAACCTCAAAGGTATGCAACGTCTTTGGGGTAGAAAAATATCAGATGTAGCTTTTGGAGAATTTCTCCAAATATTGTCATGGGTAACTAAAAAGAAAAACAAACAACTTGTTTATATAGATCAATGGTATCCATCTAGTAAAACGTGTTCTCATTGTGGGCATATTTTAGAGAATCTAGATTTATCCATAAGACAGTGGCGTTGTCCGTCTTGTCAATCAATTAATGGACGTGATGAAAACGCCGCGAGAAATATTCAAATGGTTGGGGCATCAACCATTGGCTTAGGTAATGTTAGACTGGCCATGCCAGCAATTGCTGTTTGACTCCAGAATCTGGGCCCTTTTAGGGCGGGGAGTATGTCAAGATCCTGATGGGTTTATGATAGAGATTCGCTCCGATCCTGGTAGTCAGGACTTCAGTGTGGTGTAGAGTGCGTCAGAAGAGATAATTTAGTAAAAATGAACCAATTTTCCACATCTGATGCACCCTACTAGTGTGCTACAAACTTCTAGTTTCACTATTTAAACGAAGATGATATCAACGCAAATGCTGAGGGTGATTGAAGAAGCTATCACAAAACCGCCAGTTCCCCACGAACCATATAAACATTCACTAAAAAATTGGGTGATGTATTGTCTGCGTGACCGAGGTTTTAAAGTGGTTTATGCTCAAAATGCCGACTTTGCGATTGAAACCAAGGGTAAGGATAAAGTGTATTTTAAAGTCTCAAATAACCAAGATGATGTAGATAATTCTTGTAGCTGGATTGTTTGGGATAGTACAACCAAAACCGCCAGGGTCATTCCATTCAATCCCACTTGAGGGAGATGGGGGAGATAAGGGAGTAATCTCAAGCGATAAGGAACTAGCGAAAATTATTCAACATCCTCATCCCCCTCATCCCCCTCATCCCCCTCATCCCCCTCATCCCCTCATCCCCCTCATCCCCCCCATCCCCAAAAACTCCACCCACAAGACGATGGAGTTTTTTAATCTCTGACTGTAGTATTTTCCTATACTATTCTGACTATGGATTCTCTGCCATTAATAAATAGTAGAAGATTGAGAAAAAGCTTTTGCAGTAACATTTTGAGCAAAAAAAACTACAATAATTACTACAAAACTTAATATAAAATGGTAAAAAAAGATACTTGTGTTTGAGATGTATATCATGTACGCTGGAATAGATTTATTTGAAAAATCTGGCTTCAGGATCTTTGAAACCACAGATAAACGCCGATAACCATAGATAACTATCAGCGGACATCTGTGTTAATCTGTGGTTTCATTTTTTTTAACTGAGATCATGTTCGGCTCAACACAAGTCAATTGCGAACCACCAACGGGAACCAGTTCCCCTGAAGGAGATTCCCGTACTCCAGAGGAGAAGCAAGCTACGCGGATAGTCCGGTTATGTAGAGCAATCTCAAGCGAAATATATCTTATGCATATAGATATGCATATGGATCAATAGATAATGTTTTATAAACATTGATATCCCTAGAATATCAAGAATATAACAAGAAAATATACATGTATAATAACTTGCTGTGATTTATGAAGGAGTTTTTCCCTAAAAGTGAAATATTAATCGACGCCAGAACTCAGCCATGCTGAAAATATTATATATATTTTAGCTATAATTAATACTCTTGCATTCATTAACTATTCGTATATATACGTATCAATAAGTCAAGTTGGCTATATTTTAGTCATTTATAGCCTGGCAAAATTCAGCAAATCTTTACGTATATTTAGTTACGATTTTTTTATATTGGTAAATGGACTCGAAAATTCTCTGAGAAGTTTTCGAGATTTTTCTTGATCAACAATTTAGCTATCGGGAGATATACTTAGTGTCTTTTTATTCAGAAAAATCCTACGACTTAAAAGCCTGTAATGCCTGTCCTTAATCAATATAAGGCATATTTGGCAAATTAGTTTGCAATTACAAAGGTATATTTATTGCAAAAAGGCGATGCAAAAGCGCCTCTCCACGAGACGCTATGTGAAGGCTTTTAAACAGGAGTTCAAAGTCGGCGATCGCCGTCATTGTCAAATCGTCACATTTAGTACATGATATACAGCACTACTTAATACGAGTTATTACGGTTAAAAAATCCCACCCCTTTTTAGGGATTAGTTGATCTGAAAGCAGGAATTAGCACATAAGTTTTGCTGATAAAAAGAGGAGCCTCTAAGCTTCAAAACCAGGAGATTCTAAGGATGATGAAAGAATGAATCGAAAATTTAGATACCTCATTCTTTGTTGCTGCACCATAGTACTGATACTCTTTCTGGGTCAGGTAGATGGGTATATAGTGGCACAAAAGAATTCTCAAAATTCCAATAATGGAGTGGATGCGCTGGCTTTTAGCCCAGATAGTAAGACTTTAGCCAGCGGTACTGATGATGGTCAGATCATACTGACGGACTCACAGACAGGTAAGGAGAAAGGAACGCTGTCGCCATCCTCAGATAGCTCCATTACTGGAGTTGCCTTCAGTTCGGATGGTAAAACCCTGATTAGTGTCGGTAAGGACAGCTTATTGAAAAAGTGGAATTTAGTAACCAGCAAACAAAGCCAGATTTTGCAGGGACACGAGGGTTCAATCAGGACAGTAGCTGTCAGTTCAGATAATAAGTGGTTAGCCACTGGGGCTGCGGACACTAAAGTTATTTTGTGGAACTCCCAGACCAACAAGCTAGACAAAGTTCTAGAAGGCCACAAATGTTTCGTTAATAGTGTCGCCTTTAGCCCAAAGCAGAATATACTCGCTAGCGCAGACGACTGCGGTTTGAGTATCCTTTGGGATCTCAAGACAGGTAAACAGATCCAGTCCTTGATTGGTCACTCCGATCCAGTCACGGCGATCGCTTTTAGTCCAGATGGCACAATCCTAGCCAGTGTGAGCAAAGACTCAACCGCCAGACTGTGGGATGTCGCCAAAGGTGAACAGATCAAAGTTCTCAAGGGAGCTACTAAACAGCTTTCAACAGTCGCTTTCACCAAAAATGGCAAGAACTTAATCGCTGGCGGCGATGAACAAGAAATTTTCCAATGGAATGTGGCAACCGGCAGCCTGCTCGGACGCCTGAAAGGGCATAATGGTGTCATCAATAAGATTGCTATTAGCTCAGATGGGCTTAACTTCGCCAGTGCCGACAAAAATGGTGTGGTTAAAATCTGGGACTCGGCAAATGGTCTGATCAAGCGCAGCTTCTCAGTACCCCGTAAATTGGGTAGAAATAAGAGCCTGAAAAGCCAGAAAGACCAGGACACCACTAGCTCAGTCAAAAAAGCTACTGTGACTGGGATGAAAAAAACAGTCATTGCGGCTGTATCACCAGCACCAGGTGGACCAATCTTGCTGATCACTACTACTGCTACCAACTCATTTAGCAACTACTACACAGAGATACTGCGAAATGAAGGACTCAATGCCTTCGATGTTAGTGATATCTCCTCAGTTTCTACAGCGACGCTGGCCAACTATGATGTTGTCATCCTTGCTGATATGACCCTCACGCCTGATCAAGTGACAATGTTCAGCGACTGGGTAACAGCTGGTGGCAATCTGATCGCCACCCACCCTGACAAGCAGCTTGCTGGTTTGCTGGGATTGACTGACGCTGGATCTACACTTGCTAATGCTTATTTGCTGGTGGATACTTCCACAGATGTCGGTAGTGGAATTGTCGGCCAGACCATCCAATTCCACGGCGCAGCAGACCTCTACACCCTGAACGGTGCTACCAGTATCGCTTCGCTGTACACAAATGCGACAACTGCCACCAGCAATCCAGCGGTAACACTGCATACTGTTGGCAGCAATGGTGGTCAAGCGGCTGCATTTACCTACGATTTAGCCCGTTCAATCGTCTACACACGTCAAGGTAATCCTGAATGGGCTACCCAGGAGCGTGATGCTTACACTCCAATCCGCTCCGGTGACTTGTACTATGGCAATAAAAGCGGCGATGCCCAAACAGATTGGGTTGATTTAAACAAGGTTGCGATTCCTCATGCAGATGAGCAAATGCGCTTGTTGGCAAACCTGATCATCAAAATGAACTTTGACAAGAAACCCCTACCACGTTTCTGGTATTTCCCCAACGGCAAAAAAGCGGTTGTACTCATGAGCGGTGACGATCATGCTAATGGCGGAACCGATGATCGGTTTGACCAATTTAAAGCCAATAGTCCATCTGGTTGTTCAGTCGAGAATTGGGAATGCATTCGCGGTACCTCATATATCTATCCCGACTCGCCGCTGACTAGCGCCCAGGCAGACGCTTACAATGCTGATGGCTTTGAAGTCGCATTGCATGTAAATACCAATTGTCAAGATTTTACACCTGCGTCGCTCGAATCAGCATATACACAACAGTTAAATAATTTTACTAATAAATACTCAAGTATCCCTGCCCCCTCAACCCAACGTCATCACTGCCTTGTGTGGAGTGACTGGTTCAGCACCCCACAAGTTGAACTGAATCATAATATCAGGCTGGACACAACCTATTACTACTGGCCGTCCTTTTGGATTCTTGATCGTCCAGGATTGTTCACTGGCTCTGGTATGCCAATGCGGTTAGCGAACACAGACGGGACAATGATTGATGTCTATCAGTCAGTTACCCAAATGACTGATGAGTCAGGACAGTCATACCCTTACACAGTTGATACTCTACTTGATCGGGCAATTGGAACCGAGGGTTATTACGGTGTTTTCAACGTCAATGCCCATACTGATGCTGCTACCTCATCAGTGTCTGATGCGGTAGTCAAGTCCGCTAAAGACCGTGGTGTACCGATTGTCTCTGCCAAACAAGTTTTGACATGGCTCGACGGTCGCAACACTTCGTCTTTTGGCTCCCTGACATGGAGTAACAACACTCTGAACTTCACGATCGCCAAAGGTACAGGTGCAACTGGTCTGCAGGCGATGCTACCAAATCGCTTTGATAACTTAGCCCTCATCAGCATCACTCTTGATGGCAGTTCAGTTACTCATACACCACAGGTAATTAAAGGTATTGAATATGCCTTCTTTCCAGGTAATGCTGGTTCCTACGTTGCTACATATACCTCGGATACCACACCCCCAACGGTAAGTTCTAATTCTCCTAGCAATGGAGCCACAGACGTTAGCACTGTAACCAGTGTCACAGCCACATTTAGCGAGCCAATAGATGGGACAACAATTAACACCAATACTTTTGAATTGCGAGATCAGGCGAACGCACTGGTTGCAGCCACCGTTACATACAACGTCGCCAACAGCACCGCAACCCTGACACCGAGCAGTTCCTTGGCTCTGGGGACGACTTACAGTGCCACCATTAAAGGCGGGGAAACTGATCCCAGGGTAAAAGATAGAGTAGGTAACGCCCTAGCGGCTAACTTTACTTGGTCTTTCACCACTGCGGCCACGTCACCTTCTGTAAGTATCTGGGATAACTCAACAACTCCAACGAACCCATCCAATAATGATGCTAAATCTGTGGAGTTGGGAGTCAAGTTCAAATCAAGTGTGGACGGTTATATCACTGGCATCCGGTTCTACAAGGGCAACAATGATACGGACACTTACATCGGTAATCTGTGGAACATTAATGGTGACAAGTTGGCGACAGCGACCATTGAAAACGAAAGTTCCTTGGGCTGGCTGCAGATCAATTTTAGTAACCCAGTGAAGATTGACGCTAACACCGTTTACGTAGCTTCTTACCACACGAATATTGGGCGCTACCCTGTTGATAATAACTTCTTTGCTAACTCTGGAGTCAGTAAATCACCAATTTACCTGCTCCGCGACGGTGAGAATGGAGCGAATGGTGTCTATAATTATGGTGCTAGTAGCTTCCCAAAAGACACCTATCAGTCTAGCAACTACTGGGTCGATGTCGTCTTTAGAACTAGCATCAGTGCTGGCATCACCCCATCAATATTCAGTCTCTGGAATTCGACAGCGACTCCAACTGTATTCGCAGATTCTGATACCAATCCTGTCGAACTGGGAGTCAAATTCCAGTCAGCTCAAAGCGGCTCAATTACTGGCATCCGATTTTACAAAAATCCCAGCGATACAGGTACTCACATTGGCAGCTTGTGGACAAACACTGGTAGCCTTTTGGCAACGGCTAGTTTTAGCAACGAAACCCCTTCCGGTTGGCAGCAGGTTAACTTTGCTACTCCAGTTTCAATTAGTGCTAACACTACGTATGTCGCATCATACAATACTAGTGCTGGAAGATACCCTATAAATATTGGGTATTTTGCCACTGCTAGGAATAATCCACCCTTGCAGGCCTTAAGCAATGAGGCGGTTGCAGGTAATGGTTTATATAAATATGGCTCGTCAACCCCTGTGTTTCCCAATGAAAGTTTTAATTCGAGCAACTACTGGGTCGATGTTGTATTTACTACGAACTAGTGGTTCGCCACTTTAACTTTGATAGGTTGGTTTGTAGTTGCGCTTCCCTACGGGAAAGCTGGGCTAATAGCGCTCTTGATTGTCGAGAGCGCTAAAGCGCAACTACGAACAACCCATCAAAACTTATCTGCTGGAGTAATAGTACTCTGTCAAGATAAAAATGATGGACTGTAGTGCGGGCATCTTGCCCGCGTGAGCGAGACGCTCACACTACCAAAAATCCCTCAAAACAAAATTGACAGACTAATAGTAGATCTGTGCTGAATTCAAAATCTTTCCCACTAACTAAGTAGTCGATTATGTAGCTTGATTTTTGCTGTATTGCGTGTTTCTTATACGCAATTCCACTAGATTGATATTATCTTTCAGGTAACTAATTTTATCCAAAGGAGTAGATTCAATGAAAAGGCTCATTCGCATGATCATGCTGATGATGCTAACTACAGTTCTGGTGTTGGGTCTGAATTTAGGATCTCATCTGTCGATGCAGAGAGTACTTGCGGCTGATCCCTGTACCTCCCCAGCGAACTCGATTGTCGCCGAGAACTGTCTAGCAGGCAATCCCAAAACCGAATGGGATATTAACGGTGTCGGTGACACAAGCATCGAAGGCTTCGCCACTGATATTAGCGTTAATCGGGGAAACACTGTTTCCTTTAAGATCAAAACTGATGCCACTAATTACAGCCTCGACATCTACCGTATGGGCTATTACGGTGGAAACGGCGCTCGTAAGGTAGCTACTGTTCAGCCTTCGACACCAGCGCCACAGAACCAAGTCAATTGCCTTAGCGATTCAACTGGACTTATTGATTGCGGGAACTGGGTAGTATCTGCATCCTGGGCTGTGCCAGCAACCGCCACCTCAGGGATATACTTTGCAAAAGCTGTGCGCTCCGACACTGGAGGCGCAAGCCATATATTCTTCATCGTTCGGGACGACGACAGCACTTCCGATATACTATTCCAGACATCTGATACGACTTGGCAAGCTTACAACAACTACGGTGGTAACAGCCTCTATACAGGTTCGCCTGATGGTCGCGCATACAAAGTCAGCTATAACCGTCCGTTCAACACTCGTGGAGTTGACAGCGGACAGGATTGGGTGTTCAACTCCGAATACCCAATGGTGCGCTGGCTGGAAGCAAATGGCTACAATGTCAGCTATTTTACAGGGGTCGATAGCGATCGCCTGGGAACTCTAATCCGCAATCATAAGCTGTTTTTGTCAGTCGGCCATGACGAGTATTGGTCTAACCAGCAACGGACCAATGTCGAAGCTGCGCGCAATAATGGGGTTCATCTAGCCTTCTTTAGCGGCAACGAAGTCTTCTGGAAAACTCGATGGGAAAGTAGCATTGATACATCAGTGACATCCTATCGCACCTTGGTTTGCTACAAGGAGACGAAAGCTGATAAAGTCATCGATCCGCAAACGCCCACCTGGACAGGTACTTGGCGCGACTCACGTTTTAGTCCACCAGCAGACGGTGGTCGTCCTGAGAACGCCCTAACGGGAACAATATTCAAAGTCAACGGGGGGACTACGGCTATCCAGGTACCTGCAGCGGATGGCAAAATGCGCTTGTGGCGCAACACAGATATTGCCACCCTCACTCCAGGAAGCACTGCGACACTTACCGATGGCACCCTTGGCTATGAATGGGATGAAGACGCTGACAACGGATTTCGACCCCCTGGCTTGATTCGGATGTCTACGACCACGGCCAATAATGTCGAAGTTCTACAGGACTTCGGCTCTACTTATAGCTCAGGTACAGCGATTCACCACCTGACTTTGTACAAGCATAGTAGTGGGGCGCTGGTATTCGGTGCTGGAACCATACAGTGGCCTTGGGGTTTAGATGGCAATCATGACCGAGGTACTACAACGCCAAATGTGGGGATGCAGCAGGCAACTGTTAACCTATTCGCTGACATGGGCGTGCAACCAGTTACGCTACAGAGTGGGTTGTTCTTGGCAGCAGCCTCAACAGACGGTACTGCTCCTACCTCAACTATTACTTCACCAACTGCTGGCACAAATGTGCAGACTGGTAGCCAGATCACAATTAGCGGCACAGCAGATGATATCGGTGGCGGTGTTGTTGGTGGTGTCGAAGTGTCAGTAGACGGCGGCACAACATGGCATCCCGCTGTTGGTCGCGCTAACTGGAGCTACTCTTGGAAGCCCAGTACAATCGGATCTGTTACTATCAAGAGCCGCGCCGCCGATGATAGCGGTAATATCGAGACTCCCGGCTCTGGGGTGACGATCACCGTTGGGCCACGCACCTGTCCCTGTAGTATTTGGGATGTCACAGCAACTCCCGCTGTCTTGGCAGATTCTGAAACCAGCGCTGTGGAACTGGGGGTCAAGTTTACATCAGATACCGAGGGCTACATCACTGACATCAAGTTTTACAAAGGTACAGGCAATACAGGTACTCATGAAGGTACGCTGTGGAGCAGTGATGGTCAGCAATTGGCGAGAGCAACGTTCACTAACGAAAGCGACTCTGGTTGGCAGCAAGTCAACTTTGATACTCCTGTTTTCATTACTGCCAACACTACCTATGTAGCTTCCTACCACACTAACGTTGGGCGCTACTCTATAGATACGGGGTACTTTGCCAACGCTGGTGTAGATAATCCCCCATTGACTGCGCTGAAAAACGGAGTGAGTGAAGGTAATGGTGTTTATATTTATAGCCCGACTCCAGCTTTCCCCACAGATACTTTTAATTCCAGCAACTACTGGGTTGATGTGGTCTTCACAACTAGTGTAGGACCTGATACAACTGCCCCAACGGTGAGTTCGACAACTCCCAGTAGCACCGCTACTGGGGTGAATGTAGGAGGGAGCATTACGGCTACCTTTAGCGAAGCAATAGATACAACAACGATTAATAACACTACTTTTGTATTGCAAGATGCAAACAATACATTGGTATCAGCCACTGTCACCTACAACACCAAGACGGCGACATTAACACCAAGTAGCTCATTGACAGGTTCCACGACTTATACTGCCACTATTACAG
The Gloeotrichia echinulata CP02 DNA segment above includes these coding regions:
- a CDS encoding N,N-dimethylformamidase beta subunit family domain-containing protein; amino-acid sequence: MKRLIRMIMLMMLTTVLVLGLNLGSHLSMQRVLAADPCTSPANSIVAENCLAGNPKTEWDINGVGDTSIEGFATDISVNRGNTVSFKIKTDATNYSLDIYRMGYYGGNGARKVATVQPSTPAPQNQVNCLSDSTGLIDCGNWVVSASWAVPATATSGIYFAKAVRSDTGGASHIFFIVRDDDSTSDILFQTSDTTWQAYNNYGGNSLYTGSPDGRAYKVSYNRPFNTRGVDSGQDWVFNSEYPMVRWLEANGYNVSYFTGVDSDRLGTLIRNHKLFLSVGHDEYWSNQQRTNVEAARNNGVHLAFFSGNEVFWKTRWESSIDTSVTSYRTLVCYKETKADKVIDPQTPTWTGTWRDSRFSPPADGGRPENALTGTIFKVNGGTTAIQVPAADGKMRLWRNTDIATLTPGSTATLTDGTLGYEWDEDADNGFRPPGLIRMSTTTANNVEVLQDFGSTYSSGTAIHHLTLYKHSSGALVFGAGTIQWPWGLDGNHDRGTTTPNVGMQQATVNLFADMGVQPVTLQSGLFLAAASTDGTAPTSTITSPTAGTNVQTGSQITISGTADDIGGGVVGGVEVSVDGGTTWHPAVGRANWSYSWKPSTIGSVTIKSRAADDSGNIETPGSGVTITVGPRTCPCSIWDVTATPAVLADSETSAVELGVKFTSDTEGYITDIKFYKGTGNTGTHEGTLWSSDGQQLARATFTNESDSGWQQVNFDTPVFITANTTYVASYHTNVGRYSIDTGYFANAGVDNPPLTALKNGVSEGNGVYIYSPTPAFPTDTFNSSNYWVDVVFTTSVGPDTTAPTVSSTTPSSTATGVNVGGSITATFSEAIDTTTINNTTFVLQDANNTLVSATVTYNTKTATLTPSSSLTGSTTYTATITGGTSGVKDLAGNALAANYTWSFTTGTASFTIWNNSATPAVLADSDTRAVELGVKFRSDVPGNITGILFYKSTSNTGTHVATLWSSSGTLLGRATFANETASGWQQVNFATPVSISANTTYIASYHTNVGRYSIDTGYFANTGVDSPPLYALRNGVSGSNGVYKYNPNPAFPNDTYQSSNYWVDVVFTKN
- a CDS encoding transposase; amino-acid sequence: MITLKFKLYEHKRNRHLKRMINAAGVIYNHCIALHKRYESMWSKHLNCAKLQSHIAKLRKRHQFWQSIGSQAVQDICQRIEKAYQLFFKHNKKGVRPPNFKKVKKYKSFTLKQAGYKLLNGNRIKIANRVYQFWKSRDVEGKIKTLTIKLTALGELFMVIVVNNELEPEIKSTTGKIAGFDFGLKTFLTCSDGTLIDSPQFLKQSLNAIRKASKNHSKKVKRSNNRERARKNLVRQHENVCNRRRDWFWKLAHELTDKFDVLCFETLNLKGMQRLWGRKISDVAFGEFLQILSWVTKKKNKQLVYIDQWYPSSKTCSHCGHILENLDLSIRQWRCPSCQSINGRDENAARNIQMVGASTIGLGNVRLAMPAIAV
- a CDS encoding aldo/keto reductase, which encodes MNLPAASRLQFTPDLNICRILNGMWQVSGGHGRIDPKAAIATMFQYVDAGFTTWDLADHYGPAEDLIGEFRRQIIATRGKEALSNLQAFTKWVPRPGKMTKKIVEENINISLRRMDVESLDLMQFHWWEYRDKNYLDALKYMAELQDEGKIKHLALTNFDTENLKIIVESGIKIVSNQVQFSLVDRRPEVNMIEFCQQHDIKLFTYGTVCGGLLSEKYLGKPEPRGFDLTTVSLKKYKNMVDAWGGWQLFQELLSTLKEIADKHQVSIANVAVSYILDKPAVGGVIVGARLGISEHLEDNAKVFGFSLDAADLNLINAVSQKSRDLYQIIGDCGDEYRR
- a CDS encoding DUF4082 domain-containing protein, coding for MAQKNSQNSNNGVDALAFSPDSKTLASGTDDGQIILTDSQTGKEKGTLSPSSDSSITGVAFSSDGKTLISVGKDSLLKKWNLVTSKQSQILQGHEGSIRTVAVSSDNKWLATGAADTKVILWNSQTNKLDKVLEGHKCFVNSVAFSPKQNILASADDCGLSILWDLKTGKQIQSLIGHSDPVTAIAFSPDGTILASVSKDSTARLWDVAKGEQIKVLKGATKQLSTVAFTKNGKNLIAGGDEQEIFQWNVATGSLLGRLKGHNGVINKIAISSDGLNFASADKNGVVKIWDSANGLIKRSFSVPRKLGRNKSLKSQKDQDTTSSVKKATVTGMKKTVIAAVSPAPGGPILLITTTATNSFSNYYTEILRNEGLNAFDVSDISSVSTATLANYDVVILADMTLTPDQVTMFSDWVTAGGNLIATHPDKQLAGLLGLTDAGSTLANAYLLVDTSTDVGSGIVGQTIQFHGAADLYTLNGATSIASLYTNATTATSNPAVTLHTVGSNGGQAAAFTYDLARSIVYTRQGNPEWATQERDAYTPIRSGDLYYGNKSGDAQTDWVDLNKVAIPHADEQMRLLANLIIKMNFDKKPLPRFWYFPNGKKAVVLMSGDDHANGGTDDRFDQFKANSPSGCSVENWECIRGTSYIYPDSPLTSAQADAYNADGFEVALHVNTNCQDFTPASLESAYTQQLNNFTNKYSSIPAPSTQRHHCLVWSDWFSTPQVELNHNIRLDTTYYYWPSFWILDRPGLFTGSGMPMRLANTDGTMIDVYQSVTQMTDESGQSYPYTVDTLLDRAIGTEGYYGVFNVNAHTDAATSSVSDAVVKSAKDRGVPIVSAKQVLTWLDGRNTSSFGSLTWSNNTLNFTIAKGTGATGLQAMLPNRFDNLALISITLDGSSVTHTPQVIKGIEYAFFPGNAGSYVATYTSDTTPPTVSSNSPSNGATDVSTVTSVTATFSEPIDGTTINTNTFELRDQANALVAATVTYNVANSTATLTPSSSLALGTTYSATIKGGETDPRVKDRVGNALAANFTWSFTTAATSPSVSIWDNSTTPTNPSNNDAKSVELGVKFKSSVDGYITGIRFYKGNNDTDTYIGNLWNINGDKLATATIENESSLGWLQINFSNPVKIDANTVYVASYHTNIGRYPVDNNFFANSGVSKSPIYLLRDGENGANGVYNYGASSFPKDTYQSSNYWVDVVFRTSISAGITPSIFSLWNSTATPTVFADSDTNPVELGVKFQSAQSGSITGIRFYKNPSDTGTHIGSLWTNTGSLLATASFSNETPSGWQQVNFATPVSISANTTYVASYNTSAGRYPINIGYFATARNNPPLQALSNEAVAGNGLYKYGSSTPVFPNESFNSSNYWVDVVFTTN